A stretch of DNA from Enterococcus gilvus ATCC BAA-350:
GCCGTCCTGTTCAAAAATATCTAAGCTGGTCAATAATTCACAGGCTTCTTTGATGGTCTCTGCGGACAAGTCGGTATCTATTCCTTTGTAAGTCCAATTGTGCTGTTTGCCTTGTTCGTTGGTAAATGTTGCGACTAATTTGTGTCTCATCGTCTCATATCCTTTCTCTGTCGGGTCGGGGGTATACTCAAAGGTCGCGTACTCGAGGCTCGATGTTCTGTCGTTTCATCAGGGCGGTCAGTCGAAAGCAACGAACGCAGCACTGCCACCGCCTTCTCGCCAAAATTCCGCAGCGGAAATACCCGCAGCTTCAAGCTCCGCCATTCAGGCGCCATAAAATAGTCTTGGAAATAATAAAAGAATCGTTTCATCGTCCGTGTGGCTTTCGTCGTCAGAAAAAGCTCGCGAATAAGATCCCGCAGAATATGCTTGAATTCTTGAGCGCCTAACGTGCAGCGAACACGCAAAGCCAATGCATATTGGATCGTCAAACTGCTGTTTTGTGTTTTGTAGTAATGCTCCGAGATTCGCTTCTCAAGATTCTTCGGCGTCATGGAAAATAGCTGTCGATGTGTCAATAGGGGTTCATTCATACTAGTTTCTCCTTAAATTTTTTTCGTATCAATTGATGAATCCACCATACGCCATGAATCGGAAAAACGTCAAAACCGCCAATTTTGCATATCCCTCTCAAATTTGCACGAAAAAGCCCTCTCGATTTTTACGAAAAGCTGAGATATCAACCTTTTGGAAAAAAAAGACCTCCGAAACCCCTGCAAATTTGAGCCCCAAATGTAATTTTGGCGAATTCCGCGATTTTCTATTTTTCTATTGAAGGAAAATGGAGTTTAATACAGAGGATATAGCACGGTGTCCAACGAGCGAGGATGGTTTGCGTATCATAAGAGTAAATGAAATAAGATGGATTGGACAACTCTTTCAATTGGAAGTAATCTTAGCTAAAAACTACCATTATTACTTGCCTATCAAGCATTGTAATAGTAAGAAGGTTACTGTTAAAGAGGCACGCAGCTATCATTTCTTTGTTTTCCGAGGAGCCATATCATAGGTAGGTATATTTTTGGATGATAATTGTTGTGATTAAAAAAATAACTAAATTGTTTGTATCGCATGGGCTAAAAATCATTTTTTATATTCACCATTTGTAGAAGCATTTAGGGAATAGTCAAATCAACTCATTATAAGAAAGCGTTGACATTGATGCTTTCATCACTTAGAATAATACTGTAAAGTACAGTAGAAAAGAGACCGATTATGGCGATGGAGTCATGATTGTGAGTATGTTACTGAATATAATCAGGCAGAACTCAGGAAAAGATCACAGTAGACGCAAGGTCTAAGTGTATCTTTTCTTGGGTTTTTTTTCTGGAAAGGAGGAAAAATGAAGATCAGCCAAATTTTAAATAATAACGTTGCATTGGTGAAACGTGGAGGAAATGAGGTCTTCGTCGTTTCAAAAGGTATTGGTTTTAGGAAGAAAAAGGGTCAAGAGATAGTGGAAGAGGAAATCGAAAAAATGTATATTCTCGATTCCTTTGACATGCTGGATCATTTTAGCTATCTGCTCGCTCATTCTGACCCGAATGACATCCTTTTGGTGAGTAACATTATTTCCTATGGAGAAAAACAGCTTGGCATCAAGGCGAGTGATTATTTGAGTTTGGCTCTTCTTGATCACTTGGAGTTTTTGTTGAAACGAGTGGATAAGCAGCAGTTTATTAAGAGTCCGTTGATTTGGGATACGAAACGTTTTTATCCTGATCATTTCAACGTAGGACTCAAAGCACTAAAAATGATTGAAGAGCAAAAAGGGTTGCAACTGCCGGAAGATGAAGCGGTATCATTATGCTTACATTTTGTCAACATGGAGGAAAGTCGCGAAAGCCGCAAAGATTATGTGTTGGAGATGCGGACATTAGGCGATTTGCTTTCTATCGTAGAGCATCATTTCAATGTAAATCTAGATGAAAAGTCAACGAATTATATGCGCTTCACGACCCATCTGCAATATTTTGTCCAACGAATTTTTGCTGGCGAGATTTTTAATGACGGCTCAGAAACCTTGGAGTTGTACAAGCAGGTT
This window harbors:
- a CDS encoding PRD domain-containing protein; translation: MKISQILNNNVALVKRGGNEVFVVSKGIGFRKKKGQEIVEEEIEKMYILDSFDMLDHFSYLLAHSDPNDILLVSNIISYGEKQLGIKASDYLSLALLDHLEFLLKRVDKQQFIKSPLIWDTKRFYPDHFNVGLKALKMIEEQKGLQLPEDEAVSLCLHFVNMEESRESRKDYVLEMRTLGDLLSIVEHHFNVNLDEKSTNYMRFTTHLQYFVQRIFAGEIFNDGSETLELYKQVCQLYPESFKAVQKMKIYVQTQFNLEISINEETYLMLHINRVTERMK